The DNA region tgggttctaatctccgcctgggttacatgtgtgcggagtttgcatgttctccccatgtcccctacctcttgcccattgcttccgggacaggctccggaccccccccaacccagtaggataagcggtttggaaaatggatggatggatacagccAAACCCCATTAAATATCACAGTTTATTAATGTTCCATGCACACTTTTGATGGGATGACACAGAAGGTTTGAGTTTTGAAacagatttttaattaattaaatgaatgaataattttATTTGATTCCATTCAAACATTAGTAAAGTACAGCATTTCTCACATGTTGGTATTTAGAGTTTGTCTTTgtaatatttaatgtttttgcAGCATTTCAGTGCATTTCCAGTGGGGGATGTATAAGTACTTCTGGAGTCCACTGTATTTGTATGAAAAGGGAGTTCTAGGTTAGTGGAACTAGAaagttggggggaggggaggggagtacCATGAGAGCCTGTGAGGGAAGCCGGTCTTATACACACTTAGTTGCTGTTGAAGGCCAGCTGGCGAACTCAGTAAATAACTATGTGACCGGCTGGGCTGAAGCAGTGAGTAAAGGTGGAGAATGGGAGTTTGGCTTTGTGTTATTCTTAATCCTTTGTAGTTCCTAAGCGTgtgctccagtttcattaacTTACTCTTTGCTTTAATAAACCCATGAGGCAAACTATTTCCCACTTTGAATTTATTGATTGTGAATTCtaggttttatttttgtatttttacattttctgcTAAATTCTTTGAACTGAAAAGTTGGAACCACAGCCATAAAAACACAACACGCAAATCAAAAATGATACCGATATGAATAGTTGGATACTGTTCTTTTGGAAACAATATGATATTAGGCCTAAATGAAATAAAGACTTATAGCATCACATCAAACAATAATCTAATAAGGTGTTCAGCTTAATGACAGTTAGGATATGATTTGTGTTCAAAGGCGCGACCATTGAACTTGAAGTGATAGCAGCCAAGCAGTAATTAACAACCAAAAACTACCTGGGAGGTAGAAGTAGAAGATATGAAGAAAAGATGATAATGTTCTATGACATGCAGGGCTTGCTTTGAACTGCATTTGAACTGTCTGAGTGTCTCATGGAGTGCGGGATGGAGTAGgcaaagagaagcattccagagTGCATGTATTTGTGTAAGTGGTAAATAAAGGATAAGGAATGATCTGATAAGAAGTTAACTTCCCATTGTGTTGCCAATCCCTCTTGTTCAAAAAAAGCTTCTTTTTAAAAAGCCTGCTGGTTTCCAAAGCAGGAGAACCTGCCTCTGAGGCAAGTCGGAATCCACAAACATGTACTGATACAGCTGCACAATGCATTCACATACACTCACAACTGAGGATGTTCATTGTGCAACCATAATATTTCTGAGAACTTTCTTCCCTGTGACTGGTAGCTGTGGTGGTAGCTGTGCTTAATTTTAAAGCCCTTTATTGTGCTATATGTTCGTCCACAGACTGGTTACGGCAGTGGAAATGAAAAAAGCCAATTTGACAACCAATAATTCAACACCAAAAGCAACACCCGAAGAATGTGGCATATTTCTAAAAGCACACAGAAGTGGATGACGGGATGATCCAAGTGTAAACAGTCACAGACACAAGGGATGGAGTTTCCAGTTGCACTTTAGTTTTTCAGCAATATTCACAGAGGAATTGCTCATATATtcagaaaataaaatgatatTAATTATTCAACTCTATAATTATACTATTAGAGGGAATATAAAGTGCAGAAATCAGTCAGGTGACTTTTGATACATGGAACATTTATTAATAACGATTATACAGCAGACAACTGTCCAGCATGGCATATCATAAAACATACATATGCAGTAGTTAATAGCATATGCTAAACATCAGGGATAACCTGACACTTCCTTAtaaaatgcaaaatgcatttcggGGGATtcaatgcacaaacacacaatgtATCAATGTACAAACACACCTGTGATGAAGTCATTTAGTAGATTGTGAAACAGGAGACCCAAATAAATTACAAAGACATTATAAACATGCAGTTTGTTTATAAAAACTGTGTAGTGAATTTTGCAGCCTGGAGATTATTGGAGCTGTGTTTTTACTGCGTCAAATAAACTCCCACAGTCAAAACTTCAGActtaatatttacatattttaaggTCACACCAAGGCGTTTTGAAATCCTGGTCCTGGTAAAAACTGTACTGCTTCCAAGTCTCTAATCTAATCAATGCCCTCTGACATAGTACTTCAGGAGTTTGCTAAACAACCTCTCAGAATGAGTCTTCTATTACACAGATAATCAAAAACcattcataataataattaaaaaacaatatACTTTTATTGTTCCCGATGggaaaattctcttttcaccaaTTCCATCTTGCTGGCCATAAAGAACAGCCACCCACTGCAGCATCCAGcaggctgggggttaagggctttgctaaaGGGCCCACACACATACCAAGTCCaggtttgaactggcaaccttcagatcacagacacaaaggctcagcccactgagccacacgctgctatAGTTACAGCTCACATGGGATCTATGCCCACTCTGAGCCCTATGCAGCCTAGAACAAGTAGATATCTAGATAAGATGTTAGCAGAAGCTGTTACTTCCTTTCTACAAGCCTCCAGTGATATAACTGATAATACAGCGTTTTAATGGCTGTGTCCTCTgttccagcagagggcgcccagCATTCTATAGCAGGTTGTTGTGGAATATCTCGCATGACAGTTGTCTTGGGTTCTGAATGCACTGAAGAATCATCAGTGTCCTGTAGGTACATTTACAGAGGGCATCCTGTACTTCCTGTTCGCTGCAGTACCTCACACAGTATAGAAACTACTTAACTGCAGCGTTACATGTAgcttaaaatgtacatataaaaGATGTGTGAAAATTGCACAGGTATATGGGAAACAGTATAATCTACATATATAATCTACAATCTACACCAGGAGTGGGCAATCTTATTcagaaagggccggtgtgtatgcaggtttttgggataatctttaggtcagctgtttacACTCAGGTATGTGGACTCTTCAGTCAATcaatcctctaattagtgacctaattagggagttgcagtgaaaacctgcatacactgtaaccctttctggataagattggccacccctgatctACACACCATATGGACTAAAATATTGGGACATGTGGtcattacacccacaggaacctttatgacatcccattctaaatccataggctgGAACAGAATAGGGCCCAAagctggaagcatagaattgttccCACATGACTGTGCCCCTGTGCACAAAATgaagtccataaagacatggctgggtaagtttggtgtggaagaacttgactggccgaCACAGAGCTCTGACCTCACCCCCATCAActgcctttgggatgaactagaatggagattgcgagccaggccttcacatccaacatcagtgcctgaccttacaaatgttcttctggatgaatgggcaaaaattcccacagatgcACTCCATAATctggtggaaagccttcccagaagagtgacaCCTGTTATAACTGCAAGGGGGGACTAACTCCGTATgcatgcctatggatttagaatgggacgtcataaaagttcctgtaggtttaATGGTCAGGTGTCCCAGTACCTTTGTTCTTATAGTGTATATGATATTGATCCACGTGGAGAGCTCTACTTACATATCTGTATCAGTGCAGGTCCACCGAAACCCTCTGGTCTTCAGGATCTGGATGAGGTTCCGAATGGATCCTTTTGTGCAGGAATCTCTGATGATGGAGACACACAGAAGGCCCACAGAGGCAGAGACAGAGGCTGACATAAGGAAGGACATGTGCATAAGGGATTAGGTTCTCTGTCAAGGGTTGATTGCTTTAGGGTTCACACATGGAAGTGATGAGAATTTGATACGCAGAGGTTAAGCCCTGCTGATCACACCTACATGATTGGGCCCTCCAGGTTGGCTACCACCTTGATGTTGACATGGTTCACCATCCTGGGGTTCAGGCTGTCCAACTCCACACTCCCAAACATGCTATGAATATGGTTATAGAACCAGAACCAGAATTAATATCTGTCCTCCACATTAGTATACTGGAGCACTGGTGGTTCGAAACAGTTAAACAACAGTTAAATTTCCAGTTTGTGCAGTTAAATTTACATTTGTGCACTTGGTAAAAACTTGGTAGATCGAGTGGTTTATAGAAAGGAGAAGCATTGCAAGTTTGGCAATAAGAAGTTATAATGGAGAATCCAGAGAAATATGTAATCTTTGTGTAGACATATTTCAAAATGCCATGATGTTAGAACTGTTGACATGTTGACAATGCAGAGATATGTGTATGTGATTCATGTGTTACTTCAGTAGCCTGCAAACATGCAGTACAGTAAACTGCGAGGTGCCTCACAAGCTCTGATAAGTGCTGGTGTGACAGAGATAAAGAACAGcctccaaccccccccaccttgtCCTGTTAAAGGCGTTCTCCATGGAGCCATTCAGTATGACAGTGATGTTTCCACATGCAGAAGCTGCAAACTAAGAAGGTGGACAGAAGTCATGACTGTTAAGATAAGCAGACAGATCCAGTGCAATGGAGACATTTTAGGGATGGTGGAGGAAGAAGCCATCGGACATGGGATGATGTTAGCCTCAGATGCGGGGTGATCTGTTGGAGGAAAGACCTGCAGAAAGCTCATGTAGCTCCATCTCTTTGAATCTCTGTCAATGAATTTATATTTTATCAAGTACAGTGAACATCAAGAAGCCAAGTATGCTAGTATGAGAAACCAAGTATGCCAGATACTGGAATTTGCCAGTATGAGAAACATTTACCTAGTAATTCCTAACCTCTTAACAGAAGGAGAACTGCATCAGTAAATATACAAATGAGAAGAAAATACAAttacatatgaatgtacttCAGTGATGGCGGATAGTGACTGGGAATCTGTGGTAATGGTTGGGTTATCTGGTTAATGGATTAAGAAGTCAGAGAAGAGGGTGGATCAGAAACAGATTACATCACCCTAATTGGTCTGGACCTGACTGAATCGATGAAGATGTCTGGGTTCTCCTTCACGGTGTGGGATCTTGGGGCATAAGTAAGGTGCCACAAAATTAGGAAAATAGTACAAGAGACAAATGGTACATGTAGCTATAAGGAAGACTCAAAGCAACATGATACAGGGGGACCCAAGACAATCAGCCCCTGTTATGGACCCAGGCGGATTTGGCACAGGAGTGAGACATGGTGCAGGCAAGACAGAAATGTGGACGACCCCCTTGTGGCTCACCAGACAAAACAGGGTTTATTTAAACAGAAAGACACTAGAAATAACTACAAAAACAAAACCAGACCTCGAGGGGTCAAAACTAAAAGAGATAATTAAGGCAGACAACAAAAAGATAATGGTTACCAGGAGCAGGTTGGCGAAGGACAAAACATAACTATCTTTAGCAACATAGAAACTTCACTGACATCCATCAATCAAcaacaaaccactggggaactgAACTgagcagggacttaaatactaaGGGGTGACAAGACTAACAAAGGGCAGGGGAGATTAATCAATAAGGGTTGGGAAAACAGGtcacaggtgaaactaataattaaCTCAAGGAACTAAACTGggaaactaagaactaaccaagaaacagggaaaacagaatCCAACACTAGGAATAACAAAGATCGATAAACACAACTAAGGCTCAAAGCAAGAATATCAAAAACTGAATACAGAATCACAGACTAAACTGATACAaaagaaacaaaatacaaaGGAAGCACAAGACAGAGCAGTTCATAGGAAATCTTATGCTTAACGATTTAAGTCATGCGGCCGACAGGGAGCAGTGGGACaacacaaagactgacaacagGAGGGACGGGATgaacagcaacacctgctggccaaacggggaaagGACACAGAGTGGAACAACagaagctgaccctgacagtccCAAATCTTGTATCTGAGGTACTGAACACCAGATGTCTAAAGAAAAGAAATTTAATTCTCTCACTAGCTGGCCTCTTAGCCCTAAGCATGTTCAGCTATTTGCACGTCGCATAGCAAGTCATAACATCTGATAAACATTACGCCGCTTGCTTTCTTTTCTGGGGAGGcatcattcattttaaatatcacaGCTGGGACAGGATGAGGATCCATGCAACAGGGGAATGGGTGGAATATACAGGGAATCTACTGGGGCTTTAAGGGTTTAACAAATTAAAGGAATGGAATGGACAAAGAATGCAACTGTTTTAACTTTAGCAAGGGGGCCAAGCAGGGGAAAACGATATGAATGTCTATGGATTACGGCATATAAACACAGGGGCTTCGTCTGTCTTGCTGAGTGAGAAAATAGAAGATCGTTGTATTATTAATAAGGTGGTAATGGGGCTCATTAGTGCCTCAGGATGTCCATGCATGTGACCAAATAAACATGACACCATGTCACTGTCTTACAGCACATAGTTTGCCATCAGCAGTGCAGCAGGAAGGCAGAGAGAAGAGACATCAGACTTCACTGGTTTAGCACTGCTTGTGTTGCTCTGTAACAAATTGTGGTCACATGCTCACATTCTGTGATGCTTGCTTCCACAGGGAGTACACTGGGTGGTTTGCGCAGGTTGACCACTCTGGACAGGAGTTGAAGTCGAACCCTTTCAGAAACACATAGAGAAGACGAACTTTCTAGCAAATACTCAGTGGGAGAGAAAAATAGTTAGTGGGAGGGAGAGGTGAAGTTTACATTCTTCTCCATAATGACCCTGTCATCTACATGACATTGTATCTGACCCTACACAAAAATTAAGGGGTGGGGTATGCTTGGTAAATTTTACTCCCACCTTGGCGAGCAAATTCTACTGGGGGGTTGACATTTTCTGCCAAAGAATTTCTAGCTACGCCTCTGGATAGGTTTCACCTCTGTGCTTCTCTTTCTGTCCACACCAGATCAGGTCGTTGAACATATATCCAACCAGAGTATCTTCCAGGGTGCAGAAACGGCGTGTGATGGCCGAGTAACTGTGTACAAACTCCCGGGTCTTACTCCAGAAGAGGAGCTGGCGAGCAAGAACATGTTTCACACAAGCtgcaagaagaagatgaagcagGTGCATTGTGGTGTGGGTGTGAACACCAGTGGGACTGACTCTGTCACAGGGGAGGGCTTGGGGAGCTGCGTGGAACATGCAGCTGTAGTCCTTCACTCTGACGTCGCATGGCGCTCTCTGGATTACTGCATTCCGGAACTCCCTCCAGATCTCCTCACAGTTAAAcctgagcaccccccccccgcacacacacaaacaaacacacaaaaacataTACACTTACAAGCTCTGAATTCAAAATAAGATAAAGACAAgatccatccagccattttccaaaccgcttatcctagcctgtcccggaagcaatgggcacgaggcagggaacaacccaggatggggggccagcccatcgcagggcacactcacaccatccactcacacaccattcactcccgtgggcaatttagcacatccaattagcctcagcatgtttttggactgtggggggggaaaccggagtactcggaggaaactccacaatggcatggagagaacatgcaaactccacacagatgtGACCCAGGCTGAGACTTGAACCTATGGGTTCAATTATGGGTGAGAAACAAAATCACTAAAGAAATTATATTTTTGAAGATCAGGTTCTGAGCATGTGCAGTTACAGCACTATGAAAACAGAGGACACGAAATACATAAACTAAGGCGCTGAAACCAAACATTGACCATAAATACCAAGAATTTATATGCCACACCAATCTCCCATAGTTATAGAAACAGAGAAGTTTGATCAGTGTCATTCAAAGTACCTTTTCTCCGCTGCGGTGCTGTTGAATAAATCACTATTTCTGACCCCATCCCTGCCTCCCACCCTCCACGTTTTACCTAGAACCAGGACTAATGAGTGTCACATAGCTGAAGCACCGTCCCAGGACGATCTGTTTGAGGTTGGGCGTCGTCCCCACGTCAGCGCCGAGGTCATCGAAGAAGAGCAGGAGCACGAGAGCAGCTGggagatggtgtgtgtgtgtgtgtggcagatGATCCAAAGAAAGGATACATATTAAAAAGGTTACAAATGTAACTGATGCAAGTTTATTAACCCTCAttctaaaaacaataaaattgagCATTATGTTCCTCCATGTATGCTGGTTATATACATTCTTTTTATATGCGTTGCTTTGAATTCAACGACAGTTATGTAACAGGAAATGTCTCCACCAGTCATAAACTAATCTATATTGTAGCAGCAGGATGCTTACTGAAATATGACATAACCATTGTATCTGATATGCCTCCGACTACCCCGGACTCACCGGCAATCATGCTGGAAATCTGACAACCTGAGTTTCAGCTCTATGCCTGCGAGCAGTGAGGTCAGTCTGGACACACTGGCAACGACTCTGGAACAGTGAATGTTTGTTCTGTGCACTGGGTCACTCACATCCCATCAAGTCTTCATTCCCTTTTCAAAAAAGGAACATCTGTATCATTAAGCAGGGAGTGCATTCCGTCTGGGTTCCTGCAATGCCTGAGGCTGCCTGCAGGCAAAAGAAAACTGATTCGGGGTAATCTGTTTAGCAGCTTAAGCTTGCTGAATCTGCATCGCCCCTAATACCGATGATATTGCTCTTGAACCAACATacactttcccagaattacaCCACTGGGatttaaccctaaaaccctCTAGGGTTACAAAGCCATACTGTCCCTGTGTAATCTTGGGGAGAGAGTCATTTTACACAGGGCTGTAAATTAACAAACTACAAATACTTTTtgtagtcaagtcaagtcaagtggacTTTATTGTCATGCCAGTCATATAAGTACACAGTGGTACGAGATATTGTTTCCCAGGAAAAGGGCATAAgacacataagaacataagacacATGGGGCTGTATTTACACAGATTAAGTACACAAGTGCATACATAGGGGTTGGACATTGTGACATGACAAGAGGGCAGACACAGTTTGTACATGAATACATTATTAAGTTTAAAGTTGGCATTCGTTTACTTGTTATTGAGTACATATGAAATGCTGTAAAAATACTTCTATTGTACTATTTGTCTTGCAAATGTATCTACTTCCCTAACTTAGCCTACTGATTTTATTGGCTCTTATTTTCCTCTCTTTTGAAGCTATTAACAGCGATTGGACTGTTTATATTCCATAGCCAATCATATGAAATTGCTCCTGAAttggtaattggttattatgtAAAAAGTGAGTAACCCCTAATAATCATGAGATTACAGAACTAGTACAGCCATGGCCTCACCCGTGAGAAGCATACCTTTGTCGTCATGTCATTTCAGCTGCGCCTTCCTGTTTTCTGCATTCAAACATCAAGCCTCCAATTTGAAGAAACATATAGAAGTAAGCTTCAATTTTATCACATGGCTTTATCACAACATTTCAACCTGTTTAGCTTAGCCTACAATAAATGACCTAGCTATCTCTGGTATAAGATGTGAGGATTTTCTGCACTCTGCCCACCTTTGATCACTTTGAACAGCAGACTCAGTCATGAGAATCACTTAGAAACTCACCATTTCACCAGCACAAACGAGCCAGGGGTGGGTCTGAGCAGCTTGATGGAAAATCGCAGGACAGGATCAGAGTAGACCGTCTTTAAGGTGCCTGTACGCAATCCATCCTCTTGTTCCTGTCGCTGGTGAATTTATCTCTCTTATTTAAACACCTCTGCTGAGCTGAGGCATATGGAGCTTACTAGTTTTCCTGAAAAAGGAGGCTGCAGGATCACCCCCTAATTAAATTAGGCAGACGGTCATATGACACAATTTGGGCACTGCCCCTTACTCCACTTTATCTCCAAAATACCAGATCCACAAACCCTCATCTGGACTTCAGGAGCTTTCTGGAGCACACCAGACATCAGAGTTACAAAGGAACCTTCCAAATCCTACCCCAAATCCTCCCAAAGTGGGGTCTTCCCCAGCAGGTACACAGTTTGCTCTTATCCCTCTATAGTAATTGCTTCCTGCACTCCCAATCCAAAGCCTTAATtaatcttttgttttattcttgcAATGACTAGATTTTTATTGACATTCTTGTTACTTATCCTTCATGAGAGCAATTTCATATGATTGGCTATGGAAAATAAACAGTCCAATTCTGGAACAGATCTCACCTTCACCATCGAGAAGGTTGTGAGAGCCCTCAAGAAGACCAAGGGGAACACAGCACCTAGACAATGTCAATGGCCGTGTTCTACGTCATTGCGCAGAGCAGCTGGGGGGGCGTGTTTCAGCTCCTGTGTCAAAGATCAGTAGAGAGCTGCACAGTTCCTCAGTTATGGAAGCACTCCACGGTGATCCCCATCCCTAAGAAGAGCTCAGTCAGGACTCTGAACAACCTTAGGCCTGTGGCTCTGACCTCACTTGTGATGAAGACCATGGAGAGAGTCATGAAGAAGCACATCGTCAAGGTGACTAATGCTCTGATGGACCCTCTGCAGTTTGCATACCAGGCAAAACACCAGGCAGGTAGAGGGGTTGATGATGCAAAATTATTCATCATGGACACCATACACAAGCACCTTGAATGTCCCAACACCTCAGCCAGACTTCTGTTTGCTGACTTTTCCTCAGCATTCAATACTATGCAGCCACATATCCATGCAGAGAAACTATCCACCCTCTTCCACCTGGATGACCAGCTAGTTCCGTGGATCCTAGATTTTTTAACCAACAGAACACAGAGAGTGCTGGTTAACAACATCTTCTCCGACCCTCTCCTCCACTGGCTCTCCTCAAGGCTGTGTCCTCTCACCTCTGCTCTTCATCCTCTACACAGATGACTGCAGGTCTTCCCACCATGACCGTTATCTGATCAAGCATGCGGCTGACACCGTTCTTCTGTCTCTGCTCTCTGGTCCTTCTCACCCTCAGAACTCAATGCTCCACAAGTCTGTGGAGTGGTGTGACCACGCCTCACTAGAGCTGAACGTGGAGAAGACAAAAGCGATGTTGGTGACCTTTTCCAACAAGCATAGGGAACTGGCAGCAGAAGACACCAGCACAATCCATGGGAAGACTATGGAGCTTTACTATACTATACTGCTATCTGTGATAGTATACTCAGTTTTGCCTTCAACACTGAGGAGATTCTAATGAGATGCCAGCAGCGGCAGTATCTCCCGAGGAAACTCAGCAGCTTTGGAGTCAACAAGAACATCTTGAGGACATTCTACTACTCCTTCATTGAGGGTGTCATAACATTCTCAATAACCTGCTGGTTCCATGCCACCACTCTGTATCACAGAGCCCGCCTGTAGAGGGCAGTCAAGGTGTGCTCTAAAATAATTGGATCCCCAGTCAGAACTCTGTCTTCCTTATGTGAGCTGCAAACACTGGGACTCTTCATATGTGCTGTTCCCAGCCTTTGAGTGGCTTCTTTCCAGGCGCCGAATCCACTGCCCGGATTGcaggacacagagaagagccacttTTGTTCCAAGGGCtgttccactggcttcctgtagccgcccgcatcaaattcaaaacactgatgctcgtatacaaagccaaaaatggtctggcaccatcctatctAAAAGACTTCATCACACCCCGTACTGCACCCCGATCTCtctgatcctccagcactgctagactggtcccaccacccctcaaggcacaaggacgacacacatctcggctcttctatgtcctggcacctagttggtggaatgaactcccccttgatgtccgaacagcggaaaccttggctatcttcaagcgacaactcaaaactttcctttttcagaaatacctgaagtagtactctgtattcttcagctcttttccgtgtgtgtgcgtgtgtgtgtgtgtatgtgtacaaaaaaaaaaaaaaaaaaactgttgcactcaacagtgttcggatagatggtattcatagcttgggtccttattgagctagtgtTGGAAAAATTCATCACAGCGTCTTAAAGCCCTTATGTAAgttgctctggctaagggcgtctgccaaatactgtaaatgtaaatgtaatgtaaatgttcAACTTGTGAACTTGAAGCCACTATCATCCTCTGCCTTTATGCACCAAACCCCATAAAGGAATAACCACATTCTCATTCCCCACTACCTATTCACCTCCCTAATTCTGCATCTTACGTTAGTCTGTTAATTTACTTACTTGCAACTGTAATTGTGCACCTTATGTATATATTGAGAACcgttttattactttatttctttattattattattattattattattattattacttttattctgatttttcatttttattttatttgtcctATTCCTTTAATGTCTGGTTCTGTGTCTGTGCAACACTGCTCTACGTGCCTCAAATTACCCCTTGGCGACAAATAAAGTTTTTCGAGATTATTGCTTGCTTTTTCTTGCAGCAATAGCGGCCTCTAGTGGCTCAATTGGTCAGATTACATTcactatagatttttttttttcatttgggaTATCATGCATCATATTAAAACTGTATTGCTGAAAATATGAAAACTGACTTCCCATCTCCtacaaaatttatttaaaagtacTACTTAAGATCTACAAATTGCTGAGCAGTTTAGCTCCAAATTatattaagaacataagaacgtaagaacataagaactatacaaacgagaggaggccattcggtccatcaagctcgcttggggagaactaaactaatagctcagagtcgttaaaatcttatctagctctgatttaaaggaacccaaggattcagcttgcactacattatcaggaaggctattccatactctgactacgctctgtgtaaagaagtgcttctttaaatccagcttgaaatgttctcccgctaatttccacctatggccacgagttcgtgtatttaaactaatgctgaagtaactatttggttgaacagcatccaaacctgttagaatcttatatacctggatcatgtcccccctcagtctgctttgcttgagactgaacagatttagctcaagtaaccgttcctcgtatgacattcctctaagaccaggaatcatttttgtggccctacgctgcaccacaatgtcctttttaagatatggtgaccaaacctgcacacaatattctaggtgaggtctcaccaaggaattgtataatcttagcattacctcccttgacttaaactccacacacctggagatataccccaacatcctattggccttttttattgcttccccacactggcgagaatgggac from Brienomyrus brachyistius isolate T26 chromosome 1, BBRACH_0.4, whole genome shotgun sequence includes:
- the LOC125739053 gene encoding ADP-ribosyl cyclase/cyclic ADP-ribose hydrolase 1 isoform X1, with protein sequence MLNFIVFRMRVNKLASVTFVTFLICILSLDHLPHTHTHHLPAALVLLLFFDDLGADVGTTPNLKQIVLGRCFSYVTLISPGSRFNCEEIWREFRNAVIQRAPCDVRVKDYSCMFHAAPQALPCDRLLFWSKTREFVHSYSAITRRFCTLEDTLVGYMFNDLIWCGQKEKHRGFDFNSCPEWSTCANHPVYSLWKQASQNFAASACGNITVILNGSMENAFNRTSMFGSVELDSLNPRMVNHVNIKVVANLEGPIIDSCTKGSIRNLIQILKTRGFRWTCTDTDMTLMILQCIQNPRQLSCEIFHNNLL
- the LOC125739053 gene encoding ADP-ribosyl cyclase/cyclic ADP-ribose hydrolase 1 isoform X2 gives rise to the protein MLNFIVFRMRVNKLASVTFVTFLICILSLDHLPHTHTHHLPAALVLLLFFDDLGADVGTTPNLKQIVLGRCFSYVTLISPGSRFNCEEIWREFRNAVIQRAPCDVRVKDYSCMFHAAPQALPCDRLLFWSKTREFVHSYSAITRRFCTLEDTLVGYMFNDLIWCGQKEKHRGFDFNSCPEWSTCANHPVYSLWKQASQNFAASACGNITVILNGSMENAFNRTSMFGSVELDSLNPRMVNHVNIKVVANLEGPIILCLCLCGPSVCLHHQRFLHKRIHSEPHPDPEDQRVSVDLH
- the LOC125739053 gene encoding ADP-ribosyl cyclase/cyclic ADP-ribose hydrolase 1 isoform X3, with product MIAAALVLLLFFDDLGADVGTTPNLKQIVLGRCFSYVTLISPGSRFNCEEIWREFRNAVIQRAPCDVRVKDYSCMFHAAPQALPCDRLLFWSKTREFVHSYSAITRRFCTLEDTLVGYMFNDLIWCGQKEKHRGFDFNSCPEWSTCANHPVYSLWKQASQNFAASACGNITVILNGSMENAFNRTSMFGSVELDSLNPRMVNHVNIKVVANLEGPIIDSCTKGSIRNLIQILKTRGFRWTCTDTDMTLMILQCIQNPRQLSCEIFHNNLL